The bacterium genomic interval CATTTTGAACGTAAGCCCCAAATCAGTATTTGATATAAGCCCGTTAATTCCGTAGGACAAAAGAAAAGCCATATCGCGGTTTTTGAAATTTTCGCCTGTCGGCAAGGCCTGTTCGTTGTATCCTGTTATCCCGTTTACGGAGGAAATGATTGCATTCAGGCCTACGGCGGTTTGCAGTTTATCATAACCATAATTTACATTGAAAGGCCACGCGAAAGCAATATTTTCATTTTGAAGACCTTCCACCATGCTGAATGGTTTATTATACATAAACATAATTTCTTTTTTATGAAGCTGTGCCAGCCCCGCGGGATTCCAATACGACGCGCTTGCATCGTCAGCTATGGCGGTAAACGCTTTTCCCATGCCGAGGGCGCGGACACTCTGCCCGATTTTTAAAAAAGCGGCCGCGTCGCCCGCGTCCTGGGATTCAGCAAGAACTATAGGGCTTATAAGACATATAAGACTTATTAAAATAAAAAATTTGTTTTTCATTTAATCACCGCGATTTTTCCGGTCCGGTCCTTTTTAGACATGTTGTCATTAGCTTCGACAATAAAAATGTACACACCGCTTGAGACCTGGCGGCCTTTGCCGTTTTTCCCGTCCCAGTAATAATCATAAACAGGGACATTAGCGACGGGCTGGCTGTTGTTATTGTCAGCTAAAACATTATTTATTTTTAAAACAAGTTCGCCTGCGATGTCAAAAATGTAAAGGGTCGCTTCGATACCGGAGGTGTTTTCTAATTGATACCTTATGGTGGTGTTTCCCGAATATGTGGGATTTGGATAGTTAAACGCTTTAAGTGTTACACTTGCCTGTGTACGGCTGCCGGTGTCGGGCTCTGAATAATTTCCTGTTGTATCAAGCGAAATCGCCGTATAGTAATATGTTTGACCGACAATTATATTGTTGTTATCTATCAGGGTAGAATCAGTCCCTTCATAAATACCTGTGCCGTCGTTTACATCAGCCGGGTGTGAAATTTCTTTCCTCCTGATAAATATTTTTTTAAGATCCGCGACTGTCGGGTTTTTCCAGTTAAGGAATATTTGATTGTTTACCCCGACTGCCTTGAAATTTGTCGGCGGCGGCGAAAAATCATCTTTTGCCTGTACGGGGCCTGTGGTATCGGAATAAGAATAGTTGGGATGTTCATCCTCAGCCCGGACATAGTAATAATAATCAGTATAGTTTGCCGCGGTTGTATCGTGAAAAATTATGTTCCCCGCGTCTATCACACTCGCGGTTTGAAAAGGGCCCGCGAGGTTTGTCGCCCTGAAGATAGTATAATTTTTAACATCATTGGCCCCGGTTCCGTCATCGGTTGATTTTGTCCACGTTACATCAATACTGCCTCCTTCATCTTTAGGTGTATCTATGGCCTTGACATTTGCAGGAGCGCCCGGCGGCAGATTATCTATCGCAATGGCCGTGGATTCAATCTCTGCTGTTGTTTCATAATTAAACCATTTGTCCCTGGGCCGTATCTTGTAGTAAAAGTTTGTTTTGTTTTTTGGAACAATATTAGTAGTAGTGTAGGTCACGGAACCATTTGGATTGACGCTATTGACGAGCGCGAATCCTGTGCCTGATGATGTGCTTCGAAAAATGTCGTAACTTTCCACATCCGTAGTATCATTCGGCGATGCGGACCATGTAAGCGAAATAATAAAACCCTGGTCAGCGGGCACATCGGATACGGTCAGGGCGGGTACAATCGCGGGTGCTGTGGTATCATTGGAAAAACCGTATCTATATGGAAATTTTGTTAAATCAGACCTTAAATGAGCGGTCTCATAGATACCCGGGATTAGAATTACCGTGTC includes:
- a CDS encoding PorV/PorQ family protein, whose translation is MKNKFFILISLICLISPIVLAESQDAGDAAAFLKIGQSVRALGMGKAFTAIADDASASYWNPAGLAQLHKKEIMFMYNKPFSMVEGLQNENIAFAWPFNVNYGYDKLQTAVGLNAIISSVNGITGYNEQALPTGENFKNRDMAFLLSYGINGLISNTDLGLTFKMISQKIYTYSDSGFGADIGSLYYWRNFRFGLVLQNIIQPKIKLKEVSDSVSVKLNTGAAYTIPDKFTFSLGLDLIKKRDLKEHIGIEYIIARLISLRGGYTTDTNEITAGLGFKKEAYEINYAYARHEILEDSHRVSLSIRF